From a single Miscanthus floridulus cultivar M001 chromosome 8, ASM1932011v1, whole genome shotgun sequence genomic region:
- the LOC136469132 gene encoding berberine bridge enzyme-like D-2, which produces MVAAAVLALNLFATAARGAGAGPPPPPHDISSCLTSNGVSNFSLPSSPSYTPLLCSSIRYLRFENNPSVGKPAAVVFPASKQELQRAVVCARNTSLAIRVRSGGHSYEGLSYTTENHVPFVVIDLANLNRVHVDPGSATVWAESGTTLGELYYAVGRSNRTLAFPGGTCSTVGLGGIISGGGFGLLSRKFGLAADNVLDATLIDPSGNTLTRATMDGDVFWAIRGGGGGSFGVVYSWTLRLVPVPDKITVFSGERTGPADLIAPLIHKWQYVGPHLPDEFYISTRIYFPGNLNMTFTGQFLVPKQQALSVLNQTYPELGLAESELSEVSWLESAAKFAELKSVAELTDRQIGVGEYAKRKSDYSQGPISKEHMVEIARYMSRAPTTGSVQLNPYGAVMARIGSTETPFPHRAGYLYSIQYAIDWTAADNGRRGGEFMAWLRAFYAFMAPHVSSNPRGAYVNYVDLDLGTDNWTEPTGIGASYSYNAMVGQKAAASWGQRYFLHNFDRLVRAKAKVDPENVFNNAQSIPPSL; this is translated from the coding sequence ATGGTGGCTGCAGCGGTCCTTGCGCTCAATCTCTTTGCAACTGCAGCCAGAGGCGCCGGTGCCGgccccccaccgccgccgcacgACATATCCTCCTGCCTCACCTCCAACGGCGTCAGCAACTTCTCCCTCCCGTCGTCCCCAAGCTACACGCCGCTCCTCTGCTCCTCCATCAGGTACCTCCGCTTCGAGAACAATCCCAGCGTCGGCAAGCCGGCCGCCGTGGTGTTCCCGGCGTCCAAGCAGGAGCTCCAGCGCGCCGTCGTGTGCGCGCGCAACACCTCGCTGGCGATCCGCGTGCGCAGCGGCGGGCACAGCTACGAGGGCCTCTCCTACACGACGGAGAACCACGTGCCCTTCGtggtgattgacctcgccaaccTGAACCGTGTCCACGTTGACCCCGGCTCGGCCACGGTCTGGGCCGAGTCCGGCACGACGCTCGGCGAGCTCTACTACGCGGTGGGGCGGTCCAACCGGACCCTCGCGTTCCCCGGCGGGACCTGCTCGACCGTCGGCCTTGGCGGCATCATCTCCGGCGGCGGCTTCGGGCTGCTGTCGCGGAAGTTCGGGCTCGCCGCCGACAACGTCTTGGACGCCACCCTCATCGACCCGAGCGGCAACACGCTGACCCGTGCGACCATGGACGGCGACGTGTTCTGGGCcatccgcggcggcggcggcggcagcttcGGCGTGGTCTACTCCTGGACGCTCCGGCTTGTCCCGGTCCCCGACAAGATCACCGTGTTCAGCGGCGAACGGACCGGCCCGGCCGACCTCATTGCCCCGCTGATCCACAAGTGGCAGTACGTTGGGCCGCACCTGCCCGACGAGTTCTACATCTCGACGAGGATCTACTTCCCGGGTAACCTGAACATGACGTTCACCGGCCAGTTCCTCGTGCCGAAGCAGCAGGCCTTGTCGGTGCTGAACCAGACCTACCCGGAGCTGGGCCTCGCCGAGTCGGAGCTATCCGAGGTGAGCTGGCTCGAGTCGGCGGCGAAGTTCGCCGAGCTCAAGTCCGTCGCCGAGCTCACGGACCGGCAGATCGGGGTGGGAGAGTACGCGAAGAGGAAGTCCGACTACTCGCAGGGGCCGATCTCGAAGGAACACATGGTGGAGATCGCCCGGTACATGTCCAGGGCGCCGACGACGGGGTCCGTCCAGCTGAACCCCTACGGCGCGGTCATGGCGCGGATCGGGAGCACCGAGACGCCGTTCCCGCACCGCGCCGGGTACCTGTACAGCATCCAGTACGCGATCGACTGGACGGCGGCGGACAACGGCCGCCGTGGCGGGGAGTTCATGGCGTGGCTGCGGGCGTTCTACGCGTTCATGGCGCCGCACGTGTCGAGCAACCCGCGAGGCGCCTACGTCAACTACGTGGACCTCGATTTGGGCACCGACAACTGGACGGAGCCCACGGGCATTGGAGCGTCCTACTCGTATAACGCTATGGTGGGCCAGAAGGCGGCGGCGTCCTGGGGCCAACGTTATTTTTTGCATAACTTTGATCGGCTGGTTCGCGCCAAGGCTAAGGTCGATCCAGAAAACGTGTTCAACAATGCACAGAGCATTCCTCCTAGTTTGTGA